TATAACTGTTCTGGGGGGTCTCTGTTTCAGCTCTTGGAAACTGCAATCAAGAACTGTGGGGATATATTCCACATGCATGTTGCAGAAAGAGACGTGTTGCATGAGATGGTGAAGATAGTGAAGAAAAAGGTTCGATATGCTTCATAGTTTTGATACTCAAGCTGCTTTGTTTTAATGTCCTGAGTATGAAGGCATGTTCTTCTCCTATTACAGTCTGATCAGCAAGTCAAAGAGAAGGTGTTAGTAATGATAGATACATGGCAAGAGGCATTTGGAGGACCACGTGCAAGATATCCACAATACTATGCAGCGTACCATGACTTGGTGGTATGGTTTTGAAGCCTAGATCGGTTTATCACACGCTGAATTTTTCTCAGACTGAGTTTTCTGTATTTAGAAGTTGTTGCATTGGCTGATCATGTGATTAATTGGCTACCGATCTGTCTATGTTTCTTAGACTTTAGGGAATTTGCGTTGCTGTTTAGCATAGTTACCCTCCTATTTCACTATTGCAGCGTGCTGGCGCTGCATTCCCCAAGAGATCAGAACGACCTGCACCATTGTTAAACGGCCAGGCTCAAGCAGGCAGAAATGTGCGTAGTCCTGATCAACAGGATGAAGCTGAATCTTCTGCTGTAAATGACTTTCCTGCGTTGAGGTGTGCTTTCATacttttcattttcattttcattttctggTTTGACCTTATCTTTTCCTTTATGTTCTCTTTACCGGTTCAAGATTATCACATGAATGTTCATGCTGAAAATTATAACTGTTGGAAGATCACTAGTCTGTACCTCCTGCTGATCTGTTTAAAATAGTTTGTGTGTCAGGTGCTATGACAATACATATAGCATCCAACTACCTGTGAATTGCAATAGATCTGAAATAAATATACCATAAATTGTAGacttaaaacaaatgataaaatcctaaaagaATTGCACAAACAGTTCACATCACATCAATTGACAGCTGATACACACATGTCCAGTGCAGAGGACGTAATGCTCTATAAAAGATATTACAAATACTTTGaatatgtttatttaaatGTAAACCCATCCACAAAAGGATCCCTGAAAGAAAGGGGATGGATGTAGAGCACATCATCACAACCACCAACTCCTTTGAAGTAGTAAGGGTGGCTGTTGTGTCTTTTGTTGCGTCTCCAGAGAGCACCTTTGAATAACTCATTTCTTGGCGTGCCTgctgtttttcttattttatattatttttctgacATTTGAATTAAAACTGAATGTATGCTTATATTTCAGCATGTCAGAGATTCAGAATGCTCGTGGTATAATGGATGTTTTAGCCGAGATGCTGAATGCTTTAGACCCTGGAAACAGAGAGGTACCAAGAATACTACTCACTTTCCTCTGTAcacaaatataagcatttttgaGAACAGCCCGAGCCAAACATTTTTAGCTTTGAGCCTTTGACTGtcaatagcaaaagaaaatcataaagATCAATGTTTTCAAGTCGTCTAGTCGACTCTAGTTGCCATGGAACCGACCAAGCGATTAGTCGTCGACCAGATCGACTAGCCAAGCGACTAGTCGTTGATCCATTGCATTCCTGATCGTCCGTTATATTTCAGGACATATACAtaagatataatatatattactatatgtagttacacacacacacacacacacacattatATCATAGTCAAGCGCAGCCACCAGGAGAAAATAAGAAGAGAATAGGAGGTAGGAATGCAATGGGTTAAGTCCTGAGCAATGGGCAGTATATTGCTAACCCTAGTGGGCCATATTTCTAGTCCAATGCTCATCTCGCAGCCCAAGTAAGTAGGTCCGTCTGGGAAACAACCGCTGACCTGGTTGTCCACCTCTAGTCGGACGACCAGGGTTCTAATCGAGCTAATCGAGCCGGAGTCCCTGATCGAGCTCAGATCACTGATAAGGATGACTAATCGCGACTAATCGGACGACTTGAAAACATTGATAAAGATTAATGACATAAGAATGATGTTACTAGATTTATCGTGAAACAAACTATTATTATTGGTCAAAATAGCACATTGAATACCATGTCGAAATCCAAAAGTGCTTATATTTGTGGATGGAGGAAATATTTACTTCTTTTAAACTCAagctacacacacaaaaaaaatgcacatcTTAAGTTAGTGTCTCAAATACCAGTTACAGAGAAACCGTCCatcttgtttattttgataaataaCTCTAAACATCTTTTAATGGTCTTGTTCTAAGTTCTAACCACATAGAACTTTCTATGTTGTGGAGCATGTTTTTGCCCTAACTTTGCTTAGATTATATGAACATTGAGTATGTGGCATGTAAGCCAATCTAtccaatgtttttttatcttagatATTGAAGCATGAAACagtatttctttattttgatgCTTTTGATAACACACATATGTGGTTTTGGACAtccatatttgaaaattttagccTAAAGGAGTACtccattatattttaaaatccaTTTAGATTGGAAGGAGAGACAGAAAATATAAATGGAATTTTAGTTTGAGGTTCAAATTTATACTTGTATGTCATACTCCCAGCTCTATTCTTAGTTACTTAACAACCACCTATTCTATTaaggtttatttattatgtttCTCTACACAGGGACTAAGGCAGGAGGTAATTGTGGAGCTTGTTGATCAGTGCCGCACCTACAAGCAGAGAGTGGTACAAGTAGTTAATGGTACAACGTGAGTAAATCTAATTTTggtgaatataatttttcttctaAGAGATGGATGAAGTTGTCTGACTAAATTTTCTCAACCATGGATTATGGGTATGTGTATGAGTAGAGGCTGGTAAAAAAGATGATCTTTGTCAATTTTGTGGATTAATCTCAGCAACATTTTTCCCGTGTGAGATATAATGCTACTGCTTAAGAGGAGCTTGTGGAACTATCTTATAAAGCATTTggatcaaattataaaatattcgCCCATGAAAAGCTGGCAAAAGTAGcccatttaactatttattgcAATATAATAAAATGTTGGTTTCACCACTTGCAGGGATGAGGAACTTATGTCACAAGGGCTTGCACTAAATGATGACTTGCAACGTGTTCTAGCAAAGCACGATGCAATTGCTGCAGGCATTGCAGTTCGAGTGGAGAAAAAACCCAAGTCTCTGCAAGCACTTGTAGACACGGAGGATTCCATGAACCAAGACTCTAAGAAAGAGCAGGCACTTGTAGATATTGAGGATCCTACAACCCAAGACTCTAATAAAGAACTAAACCAAAGGTTATAATCTTCTCCTGTCACATCTGCATATTTATTAGTTCTAGGTAATGTTGAATGATACAAGCCCATGTGTGCATGATTAGCATTGATGGTGGAAACAAGTTTGGAAATATTAATTAACCAGGCAACGAGTGCTTAAACACTGCAATATAGTTCTTCAGCTTTGGTGATATGGTAATGTCCATCATGTTTCTGTGGGTCTATCAGGCTTTTCCTTCTCTTGCAGACTTTTGTCGTTGTAAACTGCTTGGTCTAAAGAACATCCACGTTTGTAAATTGTAATTGATCATTACAATTTCTGCTTTACCAGTAGACAAGTTAAAATTGGCAGCAATTTGCCCAATGTGGTCCCGGTGTAGTGTACCTGTGTAGGCTTGTGAACATATTAACTGCCAGACAACTTGTTGCTTACAAGTGATAAAATTTCCTATTAATGTTCCTGATAAAGCCAGTATGATAAACACTGGTTAAAATCCAAAAAGTCACCACTTGTTGCTTACCTCCTACAGCTCTTTTTCGGTAAACACCCCTACAAGTCTGATAACATTGCGAAACAAAACTCctctaaaaatcaatgcatTTATCACTAGCCCCcgacaagttttttttttttttggttgttgtTATCAACACCCCTACAATCCATTTTATCATCAAATTCCCCTGGCCACTAGggcttaattttttctgttcttttctTGTTTAATCATGAAAGGTCAATGATCATATGGCATCACAACTGCGCCTACAGATGCTAGTGACCCTAATCACTGGACAATCCCACCCTTATTGGTGGCTCCGTTTCTGCCCACAGCCCTTGCATAGTTGCATTACTGGTACAGCAAAATTATTAGGATATGAGGATATGTTGGAGGGTAGGCCGACCTATTTGCATATGTACATATCATACTTGGTAGCCACTGTTTGCGTATGAATAGCCTCAGCCTGTCTCCTCATGGTAGTCACTGTATCTCACTGACTGGGTCCCATAACTGCTAAAACGTACATTTCTTGAATCTAGCCAAATTTTATGATCCAAGCTGCATGATTagtgttaatttgtttgtttctctttccttTCATAGTGTTGCCAGACCATGATGATGCTCTatatttgttcctttttttttgttatttatcattttttttaccttgttTCTTTAATAACATCTGTTTGCATGTGACCTGCCTTTGTAACAGTGTGGGTGAGCAGTCACCATTTGAGCAACTAGCGCTTCCAGCACCTCCAATGTCGAATGGCTCAGCAACACCAGCACCAAAATCTGATCCTGGTGATCTTCTTAGTTGGGATGACAACCCATCTACAGCAGAAAATTCACTAGCGCTTGTACCAGTCACTGATCCAGTGATTGACTCTACTTCAAGTCAAAATGCACTAGCTATCGTTGACATATTTTCTCAAAACAACACCAACAACAGTGCCAAACCAGCTGACCCCTTTGGTGTCAATTCAAGTTCCACTCTTCCTGGATCACAGCCATACAATGCTCCAACCCAGCATCCTCTGCAAGCACAGCAGCCTCAGCCAGTGGGGCTCTATCCTAATGGGGGAGCTGTGAACCCTGGAACATCTTACGACCAGTCATCCCAGTTTAATCACACAAATCCTGGGTGGAATGGTCAAATTGCGAACCATGCAACACCTCCAGCACAGCAAACAGTGAATTATGGTATTGCAATTCATTTATACGTTTACATTTCTCAACCTTTTATCTATACCATCCCTATCATTGAATGTCAGAACTACGCATGTTCATGCTTGTATTctgtttgaactttgaagaAATCGTGACCAGATGTCCTGAATTTTGTAGATGATCAAAGTGGAGCCCTTCCACCACCTCCTTGGGAAGCCCAGTCAGTTGCAAGCAGCGACATGTCAAATGGCCAATTGGGAGGCATGCATTCTCACCCGGTGTCAAATGGCCAGTTCGGAGGTATGCCATCTCTCCCTACGCCACCACCAAACCAGATCGGTGGGATGCAGTCACTGCACCCGCAGATGAACCATATGGGAGCTCCACAGGCCCAGCCAATGTACAACCACCAACCGGGAGCGATGCTACCTCCAGCCATGCAACCCAGCCAACCGGCTGTAACACAGATGCAACCAGGCTATGGAAACCAGTTTGGTTCTCTGCCACAGCAGCCCATGCCAGGGATGCAATTCGCCGGAATGCAACCTTCGCCAATGCTCCCAGGAGCACAGCCAGTCATGATGTATGGACAGACGATGCCAGGTCTACAGTTCGCAGTCATGCCGCAACCACGAATGTATGGTCCCCAGATGTCCCAATACCGGCTTGTGCAGCAGCAAGCTGCACAATACTACAGCAACAGCCAGGCGAGGCCAACATACTACTCTGCTATGAATGACCTCTCCCAGAAAATGTATGGCCTTTCCACGCAAGACAACTACATGGGGATGAACAGCTCGTCCTACTCGACAACAccttcatcatcatcttccatGGGGCAACCTATAAAGACATCCAAGCCTGAGGACAAGCTGTTTGGAGATCTTCTTAGCATTGCCAAGACAAAGCAGAACAAAGCTTAACAAAAGCGTCAGTCGATTGAGTAAAAATTGTTTGAGAGAGGTCGAGTATCTCGTGTAATTGTCAcacatttttttccccacGTGGCTGTGATCATACATACGCTTGTAGCATTTGAATGTACGTATAATCTTGTTCCGGTTTTTTGTACGATATGCCTCGCTGATTGATTTCATTTGATTCGTTATATACATACATGCCCTGTGTACTGATCACGACAGCTGAGAGGATAATAATATGCTGGTAAATTAGTAAATGATGATCTGATAAACATGTaatattggtttttttttcaccctgATGTACTTACTGTCTTTAATAATAGCAGAACTGTTTTGGTACCAGCTGCCTTGGTGTCAGTCTGTGCTGTACTCTACCTGCTAAAAGAGGCATCTGCGATGAACGCCACCCAATCTAGATATGATATGGATATCTTCATTGATGCTACGCAGCAACGAGTCTATTGTCCATATGTGTACAGTATGCATGTGTGCATGAAAAGGGTACAGGTCTATGTCACTAGTAGTTACTCCAGTAGTATTTACTATCGGCTGCCAAACTAGGGTAAATTAAAGCTACGACACAACTTGTTATATCATCACCAACTTGATCTTCCACATCTTTAGGTATTGCTCTGATGTTTCAGattagtattattattatcgtTACCTGATACTGGTTTCCTACTTATCGTTTTAGACATCGATATAGTTAGCAATCTACATGTTTCATTATTAATCTTTTAAATTGTTGTTTACAAAAGttactaaaaaataactgcTCCGAGCTATTTCTGCCTGCCGCcatttatctaaataaaaactatttctcTACTTACCTCATCATTTCAACCCATCATAATCATTCTCCATTTAATATTCTCACGTACattttcttctcaaccaatcacaatattttttcaatcattCTCACTACTTTCTCAGTCCCCATGCCCAACTCTAAAATGGTTACATTTTGAGACAGAGTAAGTATTAAGTTTTGCTATACACAtgctatgtaaatttttgactaaaaatcacatgaatgtaactaaattatatttataatataactaatatatagttataatGTAAATCGTATGTAATTCCAATGTAATTAGCATCAAGCTATATGTgtattcttttatttgattAGACTTACATGTTAGTATATGCTA
This is a stretch of genomic DNA from Oryza brachyantha chromosome 1, ObraRS2, whole genome shotgun sequence. It encodes these proteins:
- the LOC102701662 gene encoding TOM1-like protein 9 yields the protein MAGAMVDRATSDMLIGPDWAKNMEICDICNRDPGQSKDVVKALKKRIGHKNPKVQLLALTLLETAIKNCGDIFHMHVAERDVLHEMVKIVKKKSDQQVKEKVLVMIDTWQEAFGGPRARYPQYYAAYHDLVRAGAAFPKRSERPAPLLNGQAQAGRNVRSPDQQDEAESSAVNDFPALSMSEIQNARGIMDVLAEMLNALDPGNREGLRQEVIVELVDQCRTYKQRVVQVVNGTTDEELMSQGLALNDDLQRVLAKHDAIAAGIAVRVEKKPKSLQALVDTEDSMNQDSKKEQALVDIEDPTTQDSNKELNQSVGEQSPFEQLALPAPPMSNGSATPAPKSDPGDLLSWDDNPSTAENSLALVPVTDPVIDSTSSQNALAIVDIFSQNNTNNSAKPADPFGVNSSSTLPGSQPYNAPTQHPLQAQQPQPVGLYPNGGAVNPGTSYDQSSQFNHTNPGWNGQIANHATPPAQQTVNYDDQSGALPPPPWEAQSVASSDMSNGQLGGMHSHPVSNGQFGGMPSLPTPPPNQIGGMQSLHPQMNHMGAPQAQPMYNHQPGAMLPPAMQPSQPAVTQMQPGYGNQFGSLPQQPMPGMQFAGMQPSPMLPGAQPVMMYGQTMPGLQFAVMPQPRMYGPQMSQYRLVQQQAAQYYSNSQARPTYYSAMNDLSQKMYGLSTQDNYMGMNSSSYSTTPSSSSSMGQPIKTSKPEDKLFGDLLSIAKTKQNKA